The sequence below is a genomic window from Paroedura picta isolate Pp20150507F chromosome 12, Ppicta_v3.0, whole genome shotgun sequence.
TTGGTTGTCAACAATTAAGTGTTGCCAAGAGGCCAGTGCTCTCCATGTCTCCCGGAATCAGAGccaaatcccccctcctcctcctactcctcctcttcctcctttctgtTTTCTTACCAGCTGGGGAATCTGTTCAGGCAGGTCCTTGGCTGTATGGAattgtgggcagagtttaaatctgcaaagaggggcacagcaccaagatgcttacaagaataaaatagttttatttaggagaggaacaactttgtacagaatgagagagagagaaggcaagcAGAGAAAGGGTGCtcagaggagccaatcaggatgctggagattattacaaaaataccaggaagttcctgttctcaCTGTGCTAGCTGCATGTCTCCTCCGCTGCCCCCTGCGGGGTATCCATCATGTGCTTTTGAGTCATGCCCCCTACAGAGCTTGCCACCCCCAGTAATGCTGatgccttttctctctcctctgcagaGGCCCTCGAGAAACACAAGAAGTACTTGTCCGACTGGTTCCGCCAGCAGCCCAACGAGGAGAGGCAGTTTGGGCCGTCCTTCTCACTGGACGCGACCCACGTGGACCCCGTCATCCGAGAGAGCTCCCTGGAGGAGATCCTGAAGCCCTCTCCGGAGCTGACCATCCAGAACCAACTCCAGGCCCCTTGCACCAACATCATCGGCCTCCAGAACCTCTTTGACATGGACACATGTGGCCGCCAGGTGAAGAACGTGGTCCTGTATGGCACAGTGGGCACCGGGAAGAGCACCCTCATCAAGAAGATGGTCCTCGACTGGTGCCACGGGAGCCTGCCCCGCTTTGAGCTGCTGGTCCCCTTCTCCTGCGAGGACCTGTCCCAGAACAGCGCACCCATCTCCTTGCGCCGTTTGATCACCAAGAAGTACCTGCACCTCCGGGAGGTGATGCCCGCGCTGGGCTCTTCCAACCTCAAGGTGCTTTTCATCCTCAACGGCCTGGAGCGTCTCAACTTGGACTTCCGCCTGGCCCAAACGGAACTCTGCTGCGACCCCAATGAGCCGGTACTTCCGTCGGCCATCGTGGTCAACCTGATGAGGAAGTACATGATGCCAGAGGTTTGTGTTGCAAGTCTGAGAAACTGGCTGGGGCCAGAGGCAGGGGATGGGAGCTAGCTTTCAGCCCATTCGCTTTTTAGAGAGTCACAAGATTGTCAGGATATAaagttttgagagtcaaagctctctccgTCAGAGAGAGTTTGACTCATGGAAAGCTTgcaccccccccaccctccaaatttttttttgttggtcTCCAAAGCAcaactggacttgaatctcaCTCTTCtctaaaagaagaaggagaagagttggttcttctatgccacttttccctacccaaaggagtctccaagtggcttgcatctgtcttcccttcctctccccacaacagacaccctgtgagggaggggaggctgagaaagaacCGTGACCAACCTGATTCCCCTCCTGAGATTATTAGACTGTAGCAGGGGTGCTCTACTCAGCAGGTTGCTCTCACagatggccagcttgtctggcatctcATGCGAGGGAGTATGGGGGAACTGTCTCTCCAGGAGAGAGATGTGTGTCTCCACGGAAGGCCATGAGGAGTGTGTGAGaaagcaaagggagaggaggggtcagagggcagctcccaggttaagccaagagaggcatcccattcaaggagagaaCGCCTACACACATTGTCTGAGGGTGCTGCGTCACTCACTCCAGCGATCCTGACAAGCAGCAGCCAACAAGGTCCAAGGCAGACGTTGCCCCCCATTAACCTGTCCTGCCCTTATCTCCTCCCATTCCCCCAGGCGTGCATCATTGTCACCACCCGCCCCTCTGCCGTGCGCCGGCTCCCCAGCAAGTTTGTGGGCCGCTACGTCGAGGTCTGCGGCTTCTCCAACGTCAACCTTCAGAAGCTCTACTTCCAGATGCGGCTAAGCCAACCGGATTGCAGTGGCACTTCCGGCGCCGCCACAGCGGAAGAGTCGAGAGAGCGGGACAACCTGGTGGAGATGCTGTCGAGGAACTTGGAGCGGCACAACCAGATTGCAGCCGCTTGCTTCCTGCCCTCCTACTGTTGGCTGGTCTGCACGACCTTGCACTTCCTCTATTTTACCAAGACGGTGCCCCCCGCCCAGACCCTCACGGGGATCTACACCAGCTTCTTGCGGCTCAACTTCAGCGGGGAGGTGCTGGACAGCACCGACCCTTCCAACATCTCCATGATGAAGTATGTTGCCAAAACCGTGGGCAAGCTGGCCTACGAAGGGGTGATGTCCCGGCAGACATCCTTCTCGGAGGAGGACCTACGCCGCTGCTTTGAGGTGGAGATGAAGGTGGAGAGCGAGCTCAACCTCCTGAACGTCTTCCGCAGCGACGTCTTCCGCTTTTTCCTCACCCCCTGCGTGCAGCCGGGCAAGGAGCACACCTTTGTCTTCACCATTCCCGCCATGCAGGAGTACCTGGCAGCCCTGTACGTGGTCCTGGGCGAGAAGAAGACCTTGTCGCAACGAATAGGCAAGGAGGTCACCGAGGTCATTGGCAAGGTGAGTGAAGACGTCGCCGTGGTCCTCGCCATTGTCTCCAAGATCTTGCCATTGCGTCTCCTGCCGGTGCTCTTCAACCTCATCAAGATCTTCCCCCGCTACTTCAGCCGCTTCAGCACCAAGGACCGCGACACCATTGCTCGCACCATGGCCGTGGAGATGTTCAAGGAGGAGGACTACTACAACGATGACGTCTTGGATCAGATCAACTCCAGCATCCTCGGGGTGGAGGGCCCCATGCGCCATCCGGATGAGGCCTCTGACGACGAGGTCTTTGAACTGTTCCCTATCTTCATGGGCGGGTTGCTCTCGCGGCGGAACCGGGCCATCTTGGACCAGCTGGGTTGCTCTATCAAGAACCTGGCAGCCTTTGAGATTGCCAAGGCCATGAAGAAGACCGTCATCCGCAACAGTCGTAAAGGCCTGCCCCCCTCCGAGCTCATGGATTACCTCTTCTTCCTGCACGAGTTCCAGAACGAGCGTTTCACggcagaggccatccagtccctgaGGACCATCAACCTCTCTTCTGTCAAGATGACCCCGCTCAAATGCTCCGTCCTGGCTTCTGTGGTGGGCACCACCAGCCATGAAGTGGAGGAACTCAACCTGGCCTCTTGCCACCTTGATGTCAACAGCCTGAGGACTCTTTTTCCTGTCTTGCTACGATGCAAGACGCTCCAGTGAGTGCTTGGGTGGCCACAAGGGGAGGGCTTCTTGAGTTCTGGAAGGCAGACGAAGGCAATAGTAAAGCCACCAAGAGctagcttggcgtagtggttaggagcatggacttctaatctgaactgctgggtttgattctgcactcctcctccatgtacagccagctgggtgaccttgggctccccacagccccgATAAAGCTGttaagcctcccttccctcacagggtgtctgttgtggggagaggaaagggaaggagattggaagcccctttgagactccttcaggtagagaaaagcagcatataaggaccactcctcctcctcctcctcctcctcctcctcctcctcaacctggatggcctaggctagcctgatctcattagatttcgaaagctaagtagggtcagctctggttaggcCATGAGTGGAAGACCAGAAGGCCTCTTTAGAGGCAGGCAGTGTCCAGCCATCTCTGTTAGTCTGTGGCCTGAGAAATGCTACCAGGTCACCAGAAGTCGGCTTCTCCTTGACAACACTTTGCACATAGGGGCATTTTGAGGATCCAGAAATTTCAGGAGTGCCTTTGGCCATTTTTTGATTCCCTGGAGCTGAAAGGAAACAGCAACTTTGAGAAAGATGATTTCCGCTCAGAAATACCCcaatacacccccccccagctgtggtTTCCTTCCTGTGCGTTCATTGGTGGGATGCCCATGAGTCTCCAGCACGTCCTTAGACTTAGCCCGCAATCAATTGATTTTGTGTGGACGCTTGTGAAACATAGACTTAAATGCTTCACAGACTGCGATCTCTCCGGCCACCAGAGGGTGGCAAACTGATTTAGTTCAacgtattttctctctctctctctctccctctcaccccTCCCCAGCTTGCAGCTCAATAGTTTGGGGCCGGAAGCCTGCAAGGAGATCCGAGACCTGCTCTTGCACGAGAAATGTATGGTGAACACATTACGGTGAGTGTATCGCGGTTGCTCTCCAGATGGCGAgaaacagtttccctggagaaattttCAGACCAAGACCAAGGTATTGGTCTGCAGGGATTTCAGGGATTTTATGGGTCTGGAGCAGAATTAGATTTCAGTCCAGGGGCAGCAGAATTCCTCAATGGAGTCCTTGATTTTCCCAAGCTCAACCCCCCCAGaactccaggaatgtcccaacccaAAGGTGGCAAAAGTGAGCATTGGGTGGGCCTTCTTCTAACtttcttcaactcttcttcttctaactttccACGGCATCATGTCCCCCATTGAGATTCATCCCTCCCCACTTTccactctccaaagg
It includes:
- the NLRX1 gene encoding NLR family member X1, with amino-acid sequence MHCRRCLPQAGTSWRKLKCLEPKSRVDAVPGAGSSVLLLKRILHVDRTWCSLTPPLRSLVSHQRGFQEGPSQPTSPRPSQIALKNVATSEALEKHKKYLSDWFRQQPNEERQFGPSFSLDATHVDPVIRESSLEEILKPSPELTIQNQLQAPCTNIIGLQNLFDMDTCGRQVKNVVLYGTVGTGKSTLIKKMVLDWCHGSLPRFELLVPFSCEDLSQNSAPISLRRLITKKYLHLREVMPALGSSNLKVLFILNGLERLNLDFRLAQTELCCDPNEPVLPSAIVVNLMRKYMMPEACIIVTTRPSAVRRLPSKFVGRYVEVCGFSNVNLQKLYFQMRLSQPDCSGTSGAATAEESRERDNLVEMLSRNLERHNQIAAACFLPSYCWLVCTTLHFLYFTKTVPPAQTLTGIYTSFLRLNFSGEVLDSTDPSNISMMKYVAKTVGKLAYEGVMSRQTSFSEEDLRRCFEVEMKVESELNLLNVFRSDVFRFFLTPCVQPGKEHTFVFTIPAMQEYLAALYVVLGEKKTLSQRIGKEVTEVIGKVSEDVAVVLAIVSKILPLRLLPVLFNLIKIFPRYFSRFSTKDRDTIARTMAVEMFKEEDYYNDDVLDQINSSILGVEGPMRHPDEASDDEVFELFPIFMGGLLSRRNRAILDQLGCSIKNLAAFEIAKAMKKTVIRNSRKGLPPSELMDYLFFLHEFQNERFTAEAIQSLRTINLSSVKMTPLKCSVLASVVGTTSHEVEELNLASCHLDVNSLRTLFPVLLRCKTLHLQLNSLGPEACKEIRDLLLHEKCMVNTLRLADNPVTEQGACYLAEAIAGNSSLSHLSLLHTSLGNQGVEVITQHLAHNKHLQELDVAYNSVTDEAALALVEEAKRHATLEKVHLYFNEISEEGKQALHKLRQDRDGVKVLVFLTVGTDVSDYWAIILNVVQKNLPNWDRERVQQHLGLLLNDLESSRRQTANPWKKAKFMRVENEVKRMLGRIQQGAL